The following DNA comes from Chrysiogenes arsenatis DSM 11915.
TTTGTGGGCAGTGGGATTCGGGGCCGCTCCATGATGGGTTCGGGAGTTGTTGTCGTCACTATATATATAATGAAGGGAATGCGTCGGCGCCGGTGTTTTTGACGGTGTCTGGTTTGCGGATTGATTTGGCTAATCCGCGTGTCGAGTTGATTCATTGGTACGATATTGTGTGGGGTCTGTGTGTGCAGCCGCGTTATTTGGGGCATTCCCCTAAAGGCACGTATTCGATTGCTCAGCATTCGTTGTGGGTGATGGAGTTTGTGCGGCGTTCGCTGGAAAATGCTCGGCCTGTCGATCTGCTGTTTGCGCTCTTGCACGATGCGCACGAGGCGTACATGGGCGATATTATTCGTCCGCTGAAGTATCTGCCTGAGATCTATGATTCATTGCAAGCGGTGTTAAATGGGGTGCAGTGTGTGATCGAGCGGGCGTTCGGGCTGGGGGAGATGTCGAATCGGCTGGCTGAGGTGATCGCTCTTGCTGATCAGCAGGCGGCGGCTATTGAGATGCACAATCTATGGCCTGCTGGTGTTGTTGATGATGGATTGATCCCGCTCCCAGGTGAGTTGGCGTGTGATGTTGGCTGGAGGCCTTCATTGCCGCCCAATCGAGTCAAGGACGAGTTTAGTCGGTTGCTGCTTAATCTGGTCGATCAGGTCGGCGTTCAATTGCCTGTGATTTGGGCGTATGGAGATAAGTCACAGCGGGTTGCTGTGTGGGATAAAAATGATTGGTCGTAAATGGGGGTGCGTTATGTTGCCATGGATTCAGAACGCTCAGGCGTTGATCGGTTTGCGGGAAATTAAGGGCGCGCAGCATGCGCCGGAGATCCTGCAGATGTGGCGTGATATTAAAAGGGGTGGAATTAAAGACGATGAGACGCCGTGGTGTGCGGCGTTTGTGGGAGCTATGCTGGAGCGCGCGGGTATTGTGTCGAGTCGATTTGAGTCCGCGCGGTCGTATGAAAAATGGGGAGTGGCGATACCTTGGCCTATATACGGATGTGTCGTTGTTTTCACTCGCTCTGGTGGCGGGCACGTTGGATTTTGTGTCGGTAATACCCCATCCGGGAATCTATTGATCCTCGGCGGG
Coding sequences within:
- a CDS encoding TIGR02594 family protein yields the protein MLPWIQNAQALIGLREIKGAQHAPEILQMWRDIKRGGIKDDETPWCAAFVGAMLERAGIVSSRFESARSYEKWGVAIPWPIYGCVVVFTRSGGGHVGFCVGNTPSGNLLILGGNQSDEVNVRVFTLDRVTAYRWPASWPMPDDLALPMGNAELSVREA